One Campylobacter concisus DNA segment encodes these proteins:
- a CDS encoding LOG family protein — translation MNNELVSDLLNFPNVLKYKNKNVTFFGSARFDEENFYCKKAYELAYKLNELGYAILTGGGDGIMRAANKGAFDSAKSPSVALNVRLPFEQNTNPYVTAKYLFSNLSPRKFALTDRSVAFVVFPGGFGTLDELFEILVLAQVGSKKVKIFLFGSEFWQGLDEFIKNTLVSQKTIKKEDINLYKITDDLELIANEILTI, via the coding sequence ATGAATAATGAATTAGTTAGTGATCTTTTAAATTTTCCAAACGTCTTAAAATATAAAAATAAAAATGTTACCTTCTTTGGCTCGGCTAGATTTGATGAAGAAAATTTCTACTGCAAAAAGGCTTATGAACTAGCTTACAAACTAAACGAGCTAGGATATGCTATCTTAACCGGAGGTGGAGATGGCATAATGAGAGCTGCAAACAAGGGCGCATTTGATAGCGCAAAGTCTCCAAGTGTCGCACTAAACGTAAGGCTACCGTTTGAACAAAATACAAATCCTTACGTTACTGCAAAATATCTCTTTTCAAATTTAAGCCCAAGAAAATTTGCACTCACCGATCGTTCAGTCGCATTTGTAGTCTTTCCGGGTGGCTTTGGCACTCTTGATGAACTTTTTGAAATTTTAGTACTCGCTCAAGTTGGTAGCAAAAAAGTAAAAATTTTTCTTTTTGGGAGTGAGTTTTGGCAGGGGCTTGATGAATTTATAAAAAATACGCTAGTTAGCCAAAAAACAATAAAAAAAGAAGATATAAATTTATACAAAATCACCGATGATTTAGAGCTTATCGCAAACGAAATTTTGACTATTTAA
- the fliY gene encoding flagellar motor switch protein FliY produces the protein MMNNFFNIFSNELKATIEGLTGRAPEVGERNEFDAPTQNGIKPPVVMASVALSGDINAKAEVVCTPVLISAISEWMMGEEEISKNENLGSDELDAAKEIFSNLFSAFSTSLGAQKGMPKINFEVINVNFLDENSSLDFSVYEKLFLFNVKIEDLSEHIGFACDHSLMKFFEPTKTEAPAAPASTPHVAKGDFSVEEMRNIGLIMDVRLPIRVRIGSKRMLLKDVLTMDIGSVIELNQLANDPLEILIGDKVIALGEVVIIDGNFGIQITQIGSKRERLQQLK, from the coding sequence ATGATGAATAATTTTTTTAATATATTTTCCAATGAGTTAAAAGCTACGATCGAAGGGCTTACAGGTAGAGCTCCAGAGGTTGGCGAGAGAAATGAATTTGATGCACCAACACAAAACGGCATAAAGCCTCCAGTGGTAATGGCTAGCGTTGCATTAAGCGGAGATATTAATGCCAAAGCAGAGGTTGTATGCACTCCGGTTTTAATAAGTGCCATTAGCGAATGGATGATGGGCGAAGAGGAAATTTCAAAGAATGAAAATTTAGGCAGTGATGAGCTTGACGCTGCAAAAGAGATATTTTCAAACCTTTTTAGTGCCTTTAGTACATCTTTGGGTGCTCAAAAGGGCATGCCAAAGATAAATTTTGAAGTAATAAATGTAAATTTTTTAGATGAAAATTCTTCGCTTGATTTTAGTGTTTATGAAAAGCTATTTTTATTTAATGTCAAAATTGAAGATCTAAGCGAGCATATCGGTTTTGCTTGCGATCATTCGCTAATGAAATTTTTTGAGCCAACGAAGACTGAAGCACCAGCTGCACCAGCAAGCACTCCTCACGTAGCCAAGGGCGATTTTAGCGTTGAAGAGATGAGAAATATCGGTCTTATAATGGACGTTAGACTGCCTATTCGTGTTCGTATCGGCTCAAAAAGAATGCTTTTAAAAGATGTGCTTACCATGGATATTGGCTCAGTTATTGAGCTAAATCAATTAGCAAACGATCCGCTTGAAATTTTGATCGGTGATAAGGTTATAGCACTTGGCGAAGTTGTCATAATCGATGGAAACTTTGGCATCCAGATCACTCAGATAGGCTCAAAACGCGAGAGGCTCCAACAGTTAAAATAA